Proteins from one Mytilus galloprovincialis chromosome 11, xbMytGall1.hap1.1, whole genome shotgun sequence genomic window:
- the LOC143052564 gene encoding uncharacterized protein LOC143052564: MFFTATLGISRKTIETALKKKQNNSSPISDKRGKHSAHNRTPTEDLNIKRAHIEAFPVVESHYTRKDTNRKYLDSDLTIRKMYDLYKDECHDQQKRCIKEHVYRNIFCSEYNMSFHKPKKDQCLICHNYNTMIETGNTDEAVKRIYTEHQQRKVRGREEKQIDKEIAKKDKSYQAVTFDLEAVLPTPCSLVSQVYYKRKLSCYNLSFYSLGDNKGTCYLWNETEGERGSCEVASCLHKYITSLPPYVRHISFYSDNCMGQNRNKFVAAALLYSVKVNKHINIIDQKYLETGHTHMECDSMHAAIEHAKRKTNIYIPSQWDTVIHMARRNNPYVVIPLKYWDILDFKSLQKENYKNMEQNKKGEKVRWREIKQLQFRKETPNIIYYKYSFREEFNEIACKVVTRGRQKLVDNLAVSSKYKERLPITEAKKADLLSLCQSGIIPADCVQFYKSLPTKKGKKDRLPEPDVEEQDQDSD; encoded by the coding sequence ATGTTTTTTACAGCCACATTAGGAATCAGTAGGAAAACCAttgaaacagccttaaaaaagaAGCAAAACAATTCCAGTCCTATTTCCGATAAAAGAGGAAAACACAGTGCGCATAACAGAACCCCAACAGAGGACCTTAATATAAAACGTGCACATATCGAGGCCTTTCCTGTGGTGGAATCTCACTATACCAGAAAAGATACCAATCGCAAATACCTTGACTCTGATTTAACGATAAGAAAAATGTATGACCTGTATAAGGATGAATGCCATGATCAACAGAAAAGGTGTATTAAAGAACATGTTTACAGGAACATATTTTGTTCAGAATATAATATGTCATTCCATAAGCCAAAGAAAGACCAATGCCTGATTTGCCATAATTACAATACAATGATTGAAACAGGTAATACCGATGAGGCAGTAAAACGAATTTACACAGAGCATCAACAACGTAAAGTTCGTGGAAGGGAGGAGAAGCAGATCGATAAAGAAATTGCCAAAAAAGACAAATCGTACCAAGCAGTAACATTTGACTTAGAAGCTGTGTTGCCTACTCCCTGTTCTTTGGTGAGTCAGGTATATTACAAACGGAAACTAAGCTGCTACAATCTGTCGTTTTATTCATTAGGGGATAACAAAGGGACTTGCTATTTATGGAATGAAACGGAAGGAGAACGCGGTTCCTGTGAAGTGGCTTCATGTCTTCATAAGTACATCACATCCCTGCCCCCATATGTTCGTCacatatcattttattctgacaaCTGTATGggacaaaacagaaacaaattcGTAGCAGCAGCTTTACTATATTCCGttaaagtaaacaaacatataaatataattgacCAGAAATATTTGGAAACTGGCCACACTCACATGGAGTGCGATTCAATGCACGCTGCGATTGAACATgctaaacggaaaacaaatatttatattcctAGTCAATGGGATACCGTTATTCATATGGCACGCAGAAATAATCCTTATGTGGTTATACCTTTAAAGTATTGGGACATTCTTGATTTCAAGAGTTTACaaaaggaaaattataaaaatatggagCAAAATAAAAAGGGAGAGAAGGTCAGATGGAGAGAAATAAAACAGCTACAGTTCCGGAAAGAAACACCAAATATTATCTATTACAAGTATAGCTTCCGTGAAGAGTTCAACGAAATCGCATGCAAAGTTGTAACAAGGGGTCGACAAAAATTGGTAGACAATCTTGCAGTTTCTTCTAAGTATAAAGAAAGGCTACCTATTACAGAAGCAAAAAAGGCTGACCTTCTGTCCCTTTGTCAGAGCGGCATTATACCGGCGGACTGTGTCCAATTTTATAAGAGTTTACCTACTAAAAAAGGGAAGAAAGACAGATTACCCGAGCCTGATGTTGAGGAACAAGATCAAGACTCGGATTAA